The following coding sequences lie in one Arachis ipaensis cultivar K30076 chromosome B03, Araip1.1, whole genome shotgun sequence genomic window:
- the LOC107633386 gene encoding uncharacterized protein LOC107633386 has protein sequence MTLNLCSPCFSRLLLRHSSSPLNKLPETCANHSSNTLLPTLIFSSSPFLPFTSNNLSRASLSESHNEISQDAGQLDHHQLLLRVAASAKDADDALLMIAQNSSRNGGGLVSADDSSTIISAALQRNNSELALSIFYAMRASLDSVGGNGPLVEGWKWSRPNAHVYTILIQGLAASLRVSDALRVLKYICEVGVSPGEEVRFGKVVRCPSCQIAVAVAQPQQGIQIVSCSKCRYQYELVSGDIVSIQSEEIRISSCRTQHGHYSVGKGVKVVIEDLYMTCVQTPSGMARTHRFATETVDVPAQEGERVTVAVAAPLNVYRKVGPFKFSPRAPDLYPGEAMCITNHKDGRESILLRAPTKEGNSSLLNPSVLFPLLAVLATGDAASGLIDPGLPQFLSVVAVSSLAVGATLNSVVFPQLKQLPQGSVEVTAIKQRLLSQYDVILSRIKDLKEAAEKEIWMLARMCQLENKISAVGEPSYRTRRSKVKRVRESLQNSLRGRIELIDSYARISSMIEIEVEMETDVLAAETASNADTITEQIEQIMEMENLEERWKIEAEANDEAERILSSQPMPSEDV, from the exons ATGACACTGAACTTGTGCTCTCCATGCTTCTCTCGCCTCCTCCTTCGTCACTCTTCTTCTCCGCTCAACAAACTCCCCGAAACCTGTGCAAACCACAGCTCCAACACTCTTCTTCCAACTCTCATCTTCTCCTCTTCTCCGTTTCTTCCCTTCACTTCCAACAACCTCTCCAGAGCTTCCCTTAGTGAAAGCCACAATGAGATTTCTCAGGATGCCGGCCAGCTCGACCACCACCAGCTCCTCCTCCGAGTCGCCGCCTCTGCCAAAGACGCCGATGATGCCTTGCTCATGATCGCACAGAACTCTTCAAGAAACGGAGGCGGCCTCGTTTCCGCTGACGATTCTTCCACCATCATCTCCGCCGCGCTTCAGCGGAACAATTCCGAGCTCGCGTTGTCCATTTTCTACGCCATGCGCGCAAGTCTCGATTCAG TTGGCGGGAATGGACCTTTGGTTGAGGGATGGAAGTGGTCGAGGCCAAATGCACATGTATATACGATCTTGATTCAGGGTTTGGCGGCATCTCTGAGGGTTTCTGATGCCCTTAGGGTGCTCAAATATATCTGTGAGGTTGGGGTATCCCCTGGTGAGGAG GTCCGATTTGGAAAGGTAGTGAGGTGTCCTAGTTGTCAGATAGCTGTTGCAGTTGCACAGCCACAACAAGGTATTCAG ATTGTATCTTGTTCAAAGTGTCGCTACCAGTATGAGCTTGTTTCAGGTGACATAGTTAGTATTCAGTCAGAAGAAATCAG GATCTCCTCCTGCCGAACGCAGCATGGACATTACAGCGTGGGAAAGGGGGTTAA AGTTGTAATCGAGGACCTATATATGACTTGT GTGCAAACCCCTTCTGGTATGGCTCGCACCCACAGATTTGCAACCGAGACGGTTGATGTTCCCGCACAAGAAGGTGAAAGGGTAACTGTTGCGGTGGCAGCTCCATTAAATGTATATAGAAAAGTGGGGCCCTTTAAATTTAGCCCAAGGGCCCCTGATCTCTATCCTGGCGAGGCTATGTGCATAACAAACCACAAAGATGGGCGAGAATCAATTCTGTTAAGAGCCCCAACAAAAGAGGGAAATTCATCATTACTTAATCCCTCAGTCCTCTTTCCCCTTCTTGCTGTCCTTGCCACTGGTGATGCTGCCTCTGGACTTATTGACCCCGGGTTGCCCCAATTCCTATCAGTTGTTGCAGTTTCATCACTCGCTGTTGGAGCCACGTTAAATTCCGTCGTTTTTCCACAGTTGAAGCAG CTTCCACAAGGGTCGGTTGAGGTTACTGCTATCAAACAACGACTTCTATCTCAGTATGATGTGATTCTGTCACGCATCAAAGACCTAAAAGAGGCTGCTGAAAAAGAG ATCTGGATGTTAGCTCGAATGTGCCAACTCGAGAACAAAATTTCAGCTGTTGGAGAACCTTCTTATCG GACTCGTAGAAGTAAAGTCAAAAGGGTGCGAGAGAGCCTGCAAAACTCCCTCAGGGGAAGGATTGAATTGATTGATAGCTATGCCAGG ATTTCTTCAATGATTGAAATTGAAGTGGAGATGGAAACAGATGTTCTTGCTGCTGAAACTGCTAGCAATGCG GATACTATCACAGAACAGATAGAGCAAATTATGGAGATGGAAAATCTGGAGGAG AGATGGAAAATAGAAGCAGAAGCCAATGACGAGGCCGAAAGAATCCTTAGTTCTCAACCTATGCCTTCTGAGGACGTTTAA